One window of Streptococcus suis genomic DNA carries:
- the purK gene encoding 5-(carboxyamino)imidazole ribonucleotide synthase produces the protein MTSSKTIGIIGGGQLGQMMAISAIYMGHKVITLDPAADCPASKVSEVIVAPYHDVAALKQLAERCDVLTYEFENVDADGLDAVIKDGQLPQGTDLLRISQNRIFEKDFLAKKAGVQVAPYKVVTSSLDLEGLDLSKNYVLKTATGGYDGHGQKVIREEADLEAASQLANTAECVLEEFVNFDLEISVLVSGNGSDYTVFPVQENIHRNNILYKTIVPARISDELAEKAKTMALQIADKLHLAGTLCVEMFVAGQDILVNEIAPRPHNSGHYSIEACDFSQFDTHIRGILGQPLPPIHLLSPAVMINVLGQDMEAVQTFLQENPTAYPHFYGKLEAKHNRKMGHVTVLTEDVEVEL, from the coding sequence ATGACCTCATCTAAGACAATCGGAATTATCGGAGGCGGTCAGCTAGGTCAGATGATGGCTATTTCCGCTATTTACATGGGCCATAAGGTGATCACGCTGGATCCTGCGGCGGACTGCCCAGCCTCCAAGGTTAGCGAGGTTATCGTCGCTCCCTATCACGATGTGGCGGCTCTCAAACAGCTGGCGGAGCGGTGCGATGTCCTGACCTACGAGTTTGAAAATGTTGATGCTGACGGACTGGACGCGGTCATCAAGGACGGCCAGCTTCCACAAGGAACAGACCTGCTCCGCATTTCCCAGAACCGCATTTTTGAGAAGGATTTTTTGGCAAAAAAAGCTGGCGTGCAAGTCGCCCCCTACAAAGTCGTCACATCTAGCCTAGACCTAGAAGGATTGGACCTCAGCAAAAACTACGTTTTAAAGACAGCCACTGGGGGCTATGATGGACATGGTCAGAAGGTTATTCGAGAAGAGGCGGACTTGGAAGCAGCCAGTCAACTAGCCAATACTGCCGAGTGTGTCTTGGAAGAGTTTGTGAATTTCGACCTGGAAATCTCCGTCCTTGTGTCTGGCAATGGCTCCGACTACACCGTCTTCCCTGTGCAGGAAAATATCCACCGCAATAATATTCTTTATAAAACCATCGTGCCTGCCCGTATTTCAGATGAACTAGCTGAAAAAGCCAAAACCATGGCCCTACAAATCGCCGACAAGCTCCATTTAGCAGGCACCCTCTGTGTTGAAATGTTTGTGGCAGGGCAGGACATTCTGGTCAACGAAATTGCTCCTCGACCTCATAATTCGGGGCATTATTCCATTGAAGCCTGTGATTTTTCACAGTTTGACACCCATATCCGAGGCATTCTCGGTCAGCCTCTGCCCCCTATCCACCTGCTTTCACCAGCCGTTATGATTAACGTTTTGGGACAAGACATGGAAGCGGTCCAAACCTTTCTTCAAGAAAACCCTACCGCCTATCCCCACTTTTATGGTAAACTAGAAGCAAAGCACAATCGCAAAATGGGACACGTGACGGTGTTGACAGAGGATGTTGAGGTGGAGTTGTAG
- a CDS encoding MerR family transcriptional regulator — protein MQVKDVEKLTGLSTKAIRLYEEKGLIEVARNPLNDYRNYSEENVRQLRLIKLLRYFEFSLAEITDLLSLSEEDLQSALREKKRGINKQTVELTDKVDLLDQVVRDLGKKEDWLEEAQDSIAFVESGEFQDFKQDLEDALLPSIWMTLLQTLSLSGPILWLFIRIQEGRQENLFLLAVVSLLATAWITLLWRDYLVTWWKHRDKVRQKNRSQAWWIPIGLISLVGGIAYFVFVGWLTERFFLPSDWLFYEYSIGLGKVAIFFIMAFLAFLAFLLGKLARLVKLSWKYGLGLAGSCILLTALLISTTTAVTKDQIIDINLLAPSKAYLYSDVKSVWTGFGTKVLTVNEFEKQGQFSYRIQPDENEIVFMQPIVNQNLVPDDTYIELEEFDRQLMNLEVPKESSTEGSQYNELDSHYLERFLRIVENK, from the coding sequence ATGCAGGTCAAAGATGTGGAGAAGTTGACAGGCTTGTCAACTAAGGCGATACGGCTGTATGAAGAAAAGGGCTTGATTGAAGTGGCGAGAAATCCGCTCAACGATTACCGTAATTATTCAGAGGAAAATGTACGTCAGCTTCGCTTGATTAAGTTGCTCCGCTATTTTGAGTTTTCCCTAGCAGAGATTACGGACCTCCTATCCTTGTCAGAGGAGGATTTGCAGTCAGCCTTGCGTGAGAAAAAGCGGGGAATCAATAAGCAAACAGTGGAGTTAACAGACAAGGTTGATTTGTTGGACCAGGTGGTCAGGGATTTGGGCAAGAAAGAGGATTGGTTGGAAGAAGCACAGGACTCCATTGCCTTTGTGGAAAGCGGTGAATTTCAAGACTTCAAACAAGATTTAGAAGATGCCTTGTTGCCAAGTATTTGGATGACTCTCTTGCAGACCTTGTCGTTATCAGGTCCAATCCTCTGGCTGTTTATACGAATCCAAGAGGGTCGTCAGGAAAATCTTTTCCTACTAGCAGTGGTTTCCCTGCTAGCAACCGCTTGGATAACGCTTCTCTGGAGAGATTATCTCGTGACCTGGTGGAAACATCGGGACAAGGTTCGCCAGAAGAATCGCAGTCAGGCCTGGTGGATCCCGATTGGTCTTATCTCCCTCGTAGGTGGGATTGCCTACTTTGTTTTTGTCGGCTGGTTGACCGAAAGATTTTTCCTACCAAGCGATTGGCTCTTCTATGAGTATTCGATTGGTCTGGGGAAGGTTGCTATATTTTTTATCATGGCTTTTCTTGCTTTTCTTGCTTTTCTTTTGGGCAAACTGGCGAGGCTGGTGAAATTATCTTGGAAATATGGCTTGGGTCTGGCAGGTTCTTGTATCCTATTGACCGCTCTGCTGATTTCTACCACAACAGCCGTGACCAAAGACCAGATTATCGACATCAATCTGCTGGCTCCTTCCAAGGCATATCTTTACAGCGATGTCAAGTCTGTCTGGACAGGCTTTGGGACCAAGGTACTTACTGTTAATGAATTCGAAAAGCAGGGACAGTTTAGCTACCGTATTCAGCCTGACGAAAATGAAATTGTGTTTATGCAGCCGATTGTTAATCAGAACTTGGTACCTGACGATACCTATATTGAGTTGGAGGAGTTTGATCGGCAGTTGATGAATCTGGAAGTTCCCAAAGAAAGTTCAACAGAAGGCAGTCAGTATAATGAGTTAGATTCGCACTACCTAGAGCGATTTTTGCGAATAGTGGAAAATAAATAA
- the purB gene encoding adenylosuccinate lyase — MINRYSRPEMAAIWSEENKYKAWLEVEILADEAWAELGEIPKVDVALIREKATFDIDRILEIEEETRHDVVAFTRAVSESLGEERKWVHYGLTSTDVVDTAYGYLYKQANDIIRRDLENFTDIIADKAREHKYTIMMGRTHGVHAEPTTFGLKLATWYSEMKRNMERFDVAAKGVEAGKISGAVGNFANIPPFVEEYVCGKLGIRPQEISTQVLPRDLHAEYFSALALIATSIERMATEIRGLQKSEQREVEEYFAKGQKGSSAMPHKRNPIGSENMTGLARVVRGHLVTAFENVALWHERDISHSSAERIITPDTTILINYMLNRFGNIVKNLTVFPENMKRNMESTFGLIYSQRVMLSLIEKGMTREEAYDLVQPKTAQSWDNQVDFKPLLEADERVTAKLSQEEIDELFNPDYYAKRVDDIFERLGL, encoded by the coding sequence ATGATCAATCGTTATTCCCGCCCTGAGATGGCGGCTATTTGGAGTGAAGAGAACAAGTACAAGGCTTGGTTGGAGGTGGAAATACTCGCTGATGAGGCTTGGGCTGAGTTGGGCGAGATCCCGAAGGTTGATGTGGCCTTGATTCGTGAGAAGGCGACTTTTGACATCGACCGCATTTTAGAGATTGAAGAGGAAACCCGTCACGATGTGGTGGCTTTCACGCGTGCGGTTTCGGAAAGTCTTGGTGAGGAACGCAAGTGGGTTCACTATGGTTTGACTTCGACCGATGTGGTGGATACGGCTTACGGCTACCTCTACAAGCAGGCCAACGATATCATCCGTCGTGACCTTGAAAACTTCACCGATATCATCGCCGACAAGGCGCGTGAGCACAAATATACCATCATGATGGGTCGGACCCACGGTGTTCATGCGGAGCCAACGACCTTCGGTCTTAAATTGGCGACTTGGTATAGCGAAATGAAACGCAATATGGAGCGTTTTGATGTGGCGGCCAAGGGTGTCGAAGCTGGTAAAATTTCAGGTGCGGTTGGTAACTTTGCCAACATCCCTCCATTTGTGGAAGAGTATGTTTGTGGCAAATTGGGTATTCGTCCGCAGGAAATTTCGACCCAGGTCCTTCCTCGTGACCTCCACGCAGAATATTTCTCAGCCCTAGCCTTGATTGCAACGTCCATCGAGCGTATGGCGACAGAAATCCGTGGGCTACAAAAATCTGAACAACGTGAAGTCGAAGAGTATTTCGCCAAAGGCCAAAAAGGCAGCTCTGCTATGCCCCATAAACGCAACCCTATCGGCTCTGAAAACATGACCGGTCTGGCTCGCGTGGTGCGTGGTCACTTGGTGACGGCTTTTGAAAATGTGGCGCTTTGGCACGAACGCGATATTTCCCACTCGTCAGCGGAGCGGATTATCACGCCGGATACGACCATTCTCATCAACTATATGCTCAATCGTTTTGGCAATATTGTTAAGAATTTGACGGTCTTCCCTGAGAATATGAAACGCAATATGGAGTCGACTTTTGGCTTGATTTACAGCCAACGTGTCATGCTCAGCTTGATTGAGAAAGGTATGACCCGTGAGGAAGCCTATGACTTGGTGCAACCAAAAACTGCGCAGTCATGGGATAATCAAGTGGACTTCAAGCCCCTTCTCGAAGCGGATGAGCGCGTGACAGCTAAACTCAGCCAAGAAGAAATCGATGAGCTCTTCAACCCAGACTACTATGCTAAGCGGGTTGATGACATTTTTGAACGACTTGGGTTATAA